A single Pogoniulus pusillus isolate bPogPus1 chromosome 27, bPogPus1.pri, whole genome shotgun sequence DNA region contains:
- the VKORC1L1 gene encoding vitamin K epoxide reductase complex subunit 1-like protein 1, which yields MAAPVLLRVSVPRWERVARSAVCAAGILLSLYACHLEREKGRDLHYQALCDLSERVRCSAAITSRWGRGFGLLGSIFGKDSAINQSNSVFGLVFYILQMLLGMTASAVAALILMTSSIVSVLGSLYLAYILYFVLKEFCIVCVITYLLNFILFIINYKRLVYLNEAWKRQLQPKQE from the exons ATGGCGGCGCCCGTCCTGCTGCGAGTGTCGGTGCCGCGCTGGGAGCGGGTGGCCCGCTCCGCCGTCTGCGCCGCCGGCATCCTGCTCTCCCTCTACGCCTGCCACCTGGAGCGGGAGAAGGGCCGCGACCTCCACTACCAGGCTCTGTGCGACCTCAGCGAGCGGGTCCGCTGCTCCGCCGCCATCACCTCCAG ATGGGGTCGAGGATTCGGTCTGTTGGGTTCCATCTTTGGAAAGGACAGTGCAATAAATCAGTCAAACAGTGTTTTTGGACTCGTGTTTTATATACTACAAATGCTACTTG GTATGACAGCAAGTGCAGTAGCAGCTCTAATCCTCATGACATCCTCCATAGTGTCTGTATTAGGGTCATTGTACTTGGCATACATTCTGTACTTCGTGCTGAAGGAATTTTGCATTGTCTGCGTCATCACAtacttgctgaacttcattctCTTTATCATCAACTACAAACGACTAGTTTATTTGAACGAGGCCTGGAAACGGCAACTCCAACCCAAACAGGAATAA